The DNA sequence GCCAACGTCCACACGCAGCTGGCGAACCTGGCCACCCACCCGTGCGTCGCCGGAGCGCTGGCCCGGGGCGCGCTCACCCTGCGCGGCTGGGTCTTCGACATCGCGACCGGCACCGTCGAGGAACTGCCCGTGAACGGCTCCGCCACCGGATCCGTCCCCTCGCGCGCCACGCTGCCGGCCTGAGCCCCGCCCCGGCCGCGCAGGCCCGGCTTCCGACGGCGAGCGCGGATCCTCCCACGTGATGAGCCCGCGCCCCATATCAAGCCCTGACACCCGGCCGCCGCACCCGCGGACCGGCACCCCTGAAAGGAACCGTCCATGCAGCACGCCCAGTTCGACCCCACCGCCCGCCTGCGGCTCGCCGAAGCCGCCGTGGCGGCCAAGACCCGCCGCGATCTGACCTGGCAGCAGATAGCCGACGCCGCCGGCCTCTCGGTCGCCTTCGTCACCGCCGCCGTCCTCGGCCAGCACGCCCTGCCGGAGGAGTCCGCGCGGTCCGTCGCCGAGCTGCTCGGCCTGGACGAGGACGCGGTGACGCTGCTGCGGACCATCCCGACCCGCGGCTCCCTCGGCGCCGGCGTCCCGACCGACCCGACCATCTACCGCTTCTACGAAATGCTCCAGGTCTACGGCACGACCCTCAAGGCCCTGATCCACGAGGAGTTCGGCGACGGCATCATCAGCGCCATCAACTTCCGGCTCGACGTGAAGAAGGTGGCCGACCCGGAGGGCGGGGAGCGCGCGGTCATCACGCTCGACGGCAAGTACCTGCCGACGAAGCCCTTCTGACCCACGAAGCCCTTCTGACCCACGAAGCCCTTCTGACCCACGAAGCCCTTCTGACCCACGAAGCCCTTCTGACCTGCGAGGTCCTTCTGAACCCGAGGTCCTTCCGGCCCCTGGGCGCACGGGCTCGCGCTCACCGGTGGCACCGGTACCACCGGTGAGCGCGGGACGTCCGCCTCCCGTGCGGGGGCGGCGGCAGGTGCCGGGACGCGGCCGCCGTCAGTGGTCCCCGGCCGCGAAGAACGTCTTGGCGGAGGCCAGGACGGTGGTGTCGCGGTGGATGTCGCCGGGCCGGTTGCCGTGCCCGATCAGGGAACCGCCCCAGCGCATGCCCATGTACTCGGCGGACAGCCGCAGGGTGCCCAGCAAGGGGTCGGCCATCGTGTCGACGTCGTGACTCGTCGTCGTGACGGCCCACATCGTCTTGCCGCGCATTCGGTCCCGGAAGCGCAGCTCCCGCGTGTTGAGCCAGCCGCCCCAGTAGTCCAGGTAGAGCTTGGTGGAGGCGGACACGCTGTACCAGTACAGCGGCGAGGCGATCACGAGGTCCGTCGCCTCGAACGTGGCGTCTAGCAGCACTCTTTCGTTGCCCGCCGGCTCGTCGCGGTCCCGCCCGGCATGGCGCAGGTCGTCGAACGCGGGCAGCGGGAGGTCGCCGAGCCGCAGCCACCGCTGGGTCACCCGCGGCGGCAACTGGTCGGCGGCGTGCCGGGCGAGCGCTTCGGTGTTCCCGCCGGTGCGGGAACTGCCGAGCAGGAAGAGGAAGCGCCGGTCGGCGTCGTTCATGGTGATGTATCCCCCTGGCCGTGTCGGTGACGTGCCGAAGGCCGTGGCGGTCACGGCCTTCCGTCGAGGGTCGCAACATCGCCGTCCGCGATCTCATTCCCGGTCGCGCCGATTGCCGGGTGTTCGATGGTGACCATACACTTCGAGTGTTCGTTTCGTGTTGAACACTCGATGAGGGGTGGCTGCCATGCGTGTTGTCCGGTTCGAGAAGTTCGGTGGCCCGGAGGTCTTGACGGAGACCCGGGTCCCGGCCCCCCGGCCGGGCCCCGGGCAGGTAGCCATCGACGTCGCGTACGCCGGGGTGAACTTCGCCGACGTCAAGTC is a window from the Streptomyces mobaraensis genome containing:
- a CDS encoding flavodoxin family protein — its product is MNDADRRFLFLLGSSRTGGNTEALARHAADQLPPRVTQRWLRLGDLPLPAFDDLRHAGRDRDEPAGNERVLLDATFEATDLVIASPLYWYSVSASTKLYLDYWGGWLNTRELRFRDRMRGKTMWAVTTTSHDVDTMADPLLGTLRLSAEYMGMRWGGSLIGHGNRPGDIHRDTTVLASAKTFFAAGDH
- the cynS gene encoding cyanase, producing the protein MQHAQFDPTARLRLAEAAVAAKTRRDLTWQQIADAAGLSVAFVTAAVLGQHALPEESARSVAELLGLDEDAVTLLRTIPTRGSLGAGVPTDPTIYRFYEMLQVYGTTLKALIHEEFGDGIISAINFRLDVKKVADPEGGERAVITLDGKYLPTKPF